A part of Microbacterium terregens genomic DNA contains:
- the xseA gene encoding exodeoxyribonuclease VII large subunit, whose product MTTFQAAPVPGEAPPPDSVRPRESTADAPTSVARLNDTIRGFIETWGSVWVEGEITSWNVRTGNVFGRMKDLATDATISFRIWSSTRQRLPADLAVGDHVIACVKADYFTKTGDFSFSVSSMRHVGLGDQLEKLERLRAKLRAEGLFDRARKKPIPFLPHVIGLITGEKSDAEKDVRHNAEMRWPQVRFRMAYAAVQGDRCVPETIGALKALDADPTVDVIVIARGGGDPQHLLGFSDERLLRAVAAASTPVVSAIGHENDHPLLDDVADLRASTPTDAAKRIVPDVVEQRAAVAQLRSRLTMRLSQRVGHDIAQLEQLRSRPVLRAPESMIDARSQHLWLLVSRGRDTLDRRLEAQARRAAELRAALRTLSPASTLARGYAIAHLTDGVIVRDAAQAQPGVPVLVTVGRGSFAARSEGPVEEP is encoded by the coding sequence ATGACGACGTTCCAGGCTGCCCCCGTCCCCGGCGAGGCCCCGCCGCCCGACTCGGTGCGCCCGCGTGAGTCCACGGCCGATGCCCCTACCTCCGTCGCACGCCTCAACGACACCATCCGCGGGTTCATCGAAACCTGGGGGTCGGTCTGGGTCGAGGGCGAGATCACGTCATGGAACGTGCGCACGGGCAACGTCTTCGGCCGCATGAAGGATCTCGCGACGGATGCCACGATCTCGTTCCGCATCTGGTCCAGCACCCGGCAACGCCTGCCCGCGGATCTCGCGGTCGGCGATCATGTCATCGCGTGCGTCAAGGCCGACTACTTCACCAAGACCGGTGACTTCAGCTTCTCGGTGTCCTCCATGCGGCACGTCGGACTCGGCGATCAGCTCGAGAAGCTGGAGCGTCTGCGCGCGAAGCTGCGCGCCGAGGGGCTCTTCGACCGCGCGCGCAAGAAGCCCATCCCCTTCCTCCCCCATGTCATCGGGCTCATCACCGGTGAGAAATCCGATGCCGAGAAGGACGTCCGCCACAACGCGGAGATGCGCTGGCCGCAGGTGCGCTTCCGCATGGCGTACGCCGCCGTCCAGGGTGACCGGTGCGTTCCGGAGACGATCGGGGCACTGAAGGCCCTGGATGCCGACCCCACCGTCGACGTCATCGTCATCGCGCGCGGAGGAGGCGATCCGCAGCACCTCCTCGGCTTCAGCGACGAGCGCCTGCTGCGCGCGGTTGCCGCGGCATCCACCCCTGTCGTCAGTGCGATCGGGCACGAGAACGATCACCCGCTGCTGGACGATGTCGCCGACCTGCGCGCCAGCACGCCGACCGATGCCGCCAAGCGCATCGTGCCGGACGTCGTCGAGCAGCGTGCCGCAGTCGCCCAGCTGCGCTCGCGGCTGACGATGCGGCTGTCGCAGCGCGTCGGTCATGACATCGCGCAGCTCGAGCAGCTGCGCTCCCGCCCCGTGCTGCGCGCCCCCGAGTCGATGATCGACGCCCGCTCCCAGCACCTGTGGCTGCTGGTAAGCCGCGGCCGCGACACCCTCGACCGACGACTCGAGGCGCAGGCGCGCCGGGCCGCCGAGTTGCGCGCCGCACTGCGCACGCTGTCACCGGCATCCACGCTCGCTCGCGGCTACGCGATCGCACACCTCACGGACGGCGTGATCGTCCGCGACGCGGCACAGGCGCAGCCGGGTGTCCCGGTGCTGGTCACGGTGGGGCGTGGCTCGTTCGCCGCACGCTCCGAAGGGCCGGTCGAGGAGCCCTAG
- a CDS encoding exodeoxyribonuclease VII small subunit — translation MNAPSEGIADVASLTFEQARDELVRVVAELEQGAPTLEHSLALWERGEALAARCEEWLLGAKRRLEAARSTGPAEADS, via the coding sequence ATGAACGCACCGAGCGAAGGCATCGCCGACGTCGCGAGCCTCACGTTCGAGCAGGCACGCGACGAACTTGTGCGCGTCGTCGCCGAACTCGAGCAGGGCGCTCCGACGCTCGAGCATTCGCTGGCGCTGTGGGAGCGCGGCGAGGCCCTCGCGGCACGCTGTGAGGAGTGGCTCCTGGGCGCGAAGCGCCGGCTGGAGGCGGCCCGATCGACAGGCCCCGCCGAGGCAGACTCCTGA
- a CDS encoding DUF4245 family protein has translation MAQNPKIVAELGRPETPDEATARKAESSRVYRASQNTRNLIAALLATLAVVVIIIFAVPRGERPPAEPIDVAAIAQNIESAEGRTVIVPDVPEEWLVNRASIEGDSTAAWTIVYVPDEVSGFLRVAQGFDADPAWPTRVLSGASVQSTVTIEGLEWDRYKIPDPARAGNISAALSTQAGNDTILIYGSTDDESLELAAASVAEQVLALRDDAAGGESK, from the coding sequence ATGGCGCAGAACCCGAAGATCGTCGCCGAGCTCGGGCGCCCGGAAACGCCCGATGAGGCCACCGCACGCAAAGCGGAGTCATCCCGCGTGTACCGGGCGAGCCAGAACACCCGCAATCTGATCGCCGCGCTGCTGGCCACCCTCGCCGTCGTCGTCATCATCATCTTCGCCGTTCCCCGCGGCGAGCGGCCCCCGGCCGAACCGATCGACGTCGCGGCGATCGCGCAGAACATTGAATCGGCAGAGGGCCGCACCGTGATCGTCCCCGACGTGCCCGAGGAATGGCTCGTGAACCGCGCGTCCATCGAGGGCGATTCCACCGCCGCCTGGACGATCGTCTACGTTCCTGACGAGGTGTCCGGCTTCCTCCGCGTCGCGCAGGGCTTCGACGCCGATCCGGCGTGGCCGACGCGTGTGCTGAGCGGCGCCTCGGTCCAGAGCACGGTCACGATCGAGGGACTCGAGTGGGACCGGTACAAGATCCCCGATCCTGCACGTGCCGGCAACATCTCCGCCGCGCTGAGCACTCAGGCCGGGAACGACACGATCTTGATCTACGGGTCGACCGACGACGAGTCGCTCGAGCTGGCCGCGGCGTCCGTGGCCGAGCAGGTCCTCGCCCTCCGCGATGACGCCGCGGGCGGGGAGAGCAAGTGA
- a CDS encoding carbonic anhydrase, translated as MQRGNARFVSGVPRHPRQDVHRRTEIAHGQRPRAALFGCSDSRLSAEIIFDKGLGDLFVVRNAGQVISDSVVGSLEYAVAVLHVPLIVVLGHDECGAVSAAIASVEADAPDLPPRIWRQIAPIVPAVRRVQRESKVHGALPERIDADRVGREHLRDTVAELLHSSELISEAVAGGHLAIVGANYRLAEGTAVPDITMGIVADGA; from the coding sequence ATGCAGCGCGGCAATGCGCGTTTCGTCTCCGGGGTGCCCCGCCACCCTCGGCAGGATGTGCACCGCCGCACCGAGATCGCCCACGGCCAGCGCCCGCGGGCGGCCCTGTTCGGCTGCTCGGACTCCCGCCTCTCGGCCGAGATCATCTTCGACAAGGGTCTCGGCGACCTCTTCGTCGTGCGCAATGCGGGTCAGGTCATCTCCGATTCCGTGGTCGGCAGTCTCGAATACGCCGTCGCGGTCCTGCACGTTCCCCTGATCGTCGTGCTGGGGCATGACGAATGCGGCGCCGTGTCCGCGGCGATCGCGAGCGTCGAGGCGGACGCGCCGGATCTTCCCCCCCGCATCTGGCGGCAGATCGCCCCGATCGTGCCCGCCGTGCGCCGCGTCCAGCGTGAGTCGAAGGTGCACGGCGCCCTCCCCGAGCGGATCGACGCCGATCGGGTCGGGCGTGAGCACCTGCGGGATACGGTGGCGGAGCTGCTGCATTCGTCTGAGCTGATCAGCGAAGCCGTCGCCGGGGGGCACCTGGCGATCGTGGGCGCGAACTATCGCCTCGCCGAAGGCACGGCTGTGCCCGACATCACCATGGGCATCGTCGCAGACGGCGCCTGA
- a CDS encoding class II fumarate hydratase, translating to MSDIEYRIEHDTMGEVRVPKDALYAAQTQRAVENFPISGDALDPAQIVALARIKKAAALANKELGTLDPTIADAIARAADRIITGEYADQFPIDVYQTGSGTSSNMNMNEVLATLATRDLGSSVHPNDHVNASQSSNDVFPTSVHLAVTQELIDDLIPALDHLAVALETKAEAWREVVKSGRTHLMDATPVTLGQEFGGYARQMRLGIERVQSVLPRVAEVPLGGTAVGTGINTPLGFPQRVIELIVADTELPITEAKDHFEAQANRDGLVEASGALRTIAVSLTKINNDIRWMGSGPNTGLGELHIPDLQPGSSIMPGKVNPVVPEAALMVCARVIGNDATVAWAGASGSFELNVAIPVMGTAVLESIRLLANTMRVLADKTIDGLEANVERAAAYAGMSPSIVTPLNKLIGYEASAKIAKHSVANGITVREAVIELGYVDRGELTLEQLDEKLDLLSMTHPG from the coding sequence GTGAGCGACATCGAGTACCGCATCGAGCACGACACCATGGGTGAGGTGCGGGTGCCCAAGGACGCGCTGTACGCGGCGCAGACGCAGCGCGCGGTCGAGAACTTCCCGATCTCCGGCGACGCCCTCGACCCGGCCCAGATCGTTGCTCTGGCCCGGATCAAGAAGGCCGCGGCGCTGGCCAACAAGGAGCTCGGCACACTCGACCCGACGATCGCCGACGCGATCGCCCGCGCAGCGGACCGCATCATCACCGGCGAATACGCCGACCAGTTCCCGATCGACGTGTACCAGACCGGCAGCGGCACCTCGTCGAACATGAACATGAACGAGGTGCTCGCGACACTCGCCACGCGAGACCTCGGCTCGTCGGTACACCCCAACGACCACGTGAACGCGTCGCAGTCGTCCAACGATGTCTTCCCGACGTCGGTGCACCTCGCTGTCACCCAGGAGCTCATCGACGACCTGATCCCGGCCTTGGACCACCTCGCCGTCGCGCTCGAGACGAAGGCCGAGGCCTGGAGAGAGGTCGTCAAGTCCGGCCGCACGCACCTCATGGATGCGACGCCGGTCACGCTCGGTCAGGAGTTCGGCGGGTACGCGCGACAGATGCGGCTCGGCATCGAACGCGTCCAGTCCGTCCTCCCCCGCGTCGCCGAGGTGCCCCTGGGCGGCACCGCCGTCGGAACCGGTATCAACACGCCTCTGGGCTTCCCGCAGCGCGTGATCGAACTCATCGTGGCCGATACGGAGCTGCCGATCACGGAGGCGAAGGATCACTTCGAGGCGCAGGCCAATCGCGATGGTCTGGTCGAGGCATCCGGTGCGCTCCGCACGATCGCCGTGTCGCTGACCAAGATCAACAACGACATCCGCTGGATGGGTTCAGGCCCGAACACCGGTCTGGGTGAGCTGCACATCCCCGATCTGCAGCCGGGCTCGTCGATCATGCCGGGCAAGGTCAACCCGGTGGTTCCCGAGGCCGCACTGATGGTGTGCGCACGCGTGATCGGAAACGACGCCACCGTGGCGTGGGCGGGCGCATCGGGGTCGTTCGAGCTGAACGTCGCGATCCCGGTGATGGGCACCGCTGTCCTGGAGTCCATCCGTCTGCTGGCGAACACCATGCGAGTGCTGGCCGACAAGACCATCGACGGGCTCGAGGCCAACGTCGAGCGCGCCGCGGCATACGCGGGCATGTCCCCGTCGATCGTCACCCCGCTCAACAAGCTCATCGGCTACGAGGCTTCCGCGAAGATCGCCAAGCACTCCGTGGCGAACGGGATCACCGTCCGTGAGGCGGTCATCGAGCTCGGATATGTCGATCGCGGCGAGCTGACCCTGGAGCAGCTGGACGAGAAACTCGACCTGCTCTCGATGACCCATCCTGGCTGA
- a CDS encoding HAMP domain-containing sensor histidine kinase, with product MARATRPLSARTRILGAILAVACIGLAVVGSVTFLVQRERVLGEVRDRLTAQVARLHTVADDDAGAADAGGSGTATASEPLDIDAFASVEEYLHAAVARLVPARNEGAVAIVDGKARFKPSTLSGFDISKNEQLIQRVVDDVEREGETVIGTVATDQGSLRYIAIPVTMAGDTQTGIYVRAVDLGAELAPVTAAIATYSIAAVAVLIAIGVVGWFVAGRLLSPIRDLRDAADAVTLDDLSARLSPQGNDDISDLTRTVNSMLDRLEGSVDVQRQLLDDVRHELKTPITIVRGHLELMNPGDAADVASTRQISMAELDRLTRLVDDIDLLAAVEGDGLTMTDIDLAALTARVGGLVSVIPDHVWSVAAYAEGHIHGDRDRLLQAWLQLADNAAKYTPAGSPIELGSRLDESGAQLWVADHGPGIPPALRHRIFRRFDRAHGKRSVGGSGLGLAIVDAIAKGHGGLCAVTDTPGGGATFTISLPLPTTELPAPIRAGDVVLQREAAG from the coding sequence GTGGCTCGCGCGACCCGACCGCTCTCGGCCCGCACCCGGATCCTGGGTGCGATCCTTGCTGTCGCCTGTATCGGGCTGGCGGTCGTGGGCAGTGTGACCTTCCTCGTGCAGCGCGAGAGGGTGCTCGGGGAGGTGCGGGATCGCCTCACCGCGCAGGTGGCGCGGCTGCATACCGTGGCGGATGACGATGCGGGCGCCGCGGATGCCGGCGGCTCCGGCACCGCGACAGCAAGCGAACCGCTCGATATCGACGCCTTCGCCTCGGTCGAGGAGTACCTGCACGCGGCGGTGGCGCGCCTGGTCCCCGCCCGCAACGAAGGCGCGGTCGCCATCGTGGACGGGAAAGCCCGGTTCAAGCCGTCGACGCTGTCGGGCTTCGACATCTCCAAGAACGAGCAGCTGATCCAACGGGTGGTCGACGATGTCGAGCGCGAGGGCGAGACCGTGATCGGCACGGTCGCGACCGACCAGGGGTCGCTCCGATACATCGCGATCCCCGTGACGATGGCCGGCGACACGCAGACGGGTATCTATGTCCGTGCTGTCGACCTCGGTGCGGAGCTCGCCCCCGTCACGGCAGCCATCGCCACCTACTCGATCGCAGCGGTCGCCGTCCTCATCGCGATCGGGGTGGTGGGCTGGTTCGTCGCGGGGCGCCTGCTGTCCCCGATCCGGGATCTGCGGGATGCGGCCGATGCGGTCACCCTCGATGACCTGTCGGCACGACTGTCACCGCAGGGCAACGACGATATCTCCGACCTCACCCGCACCGTCAACTCGATGCTCGATCGTCTCGAAGGCTCTGTCGACGTGCAGCGCCAGCTGCTGGACGACGTGCGGCACGAGCTGAAGACGCCCATCACGATCGTGCGCGGGCACCTCGAGCTGATGAACCCCGGGGACGCGGCTGACGTCGCCAGCACTCGGCAGATCAGCATGGCCGAGCTTGACCGGCTGACCCGCCTGGTCGATGACATCGACCTGCTCGCGGCGGTCGAGGGCGATGGCCTCACCATGACCGACATAGACCTCGCCGCCCTCACCGCCCGTGTCGGCGGGCTCGTATCCGTCATCCCGGACCACGTGTGGAGCGTCGCAGCCTATGCCGAGGGGCATATCCACGGCGACCGGGATCGTCTGCTGCAGGCGTGGCTGCAGCTGGCCGACAACGCGGCGAAGTACACGCCGGCGGGCTCACCCATCGAGCTCGGCAGTCGCCTGGACGAGTCGGGCGCTCAGCTGTGGGTCGCCGACCACGGCCCCGGCATCCCTCCCGCATTGCGCCATCGCATCTTCCGCCGCTTCGATCGGGCCCACGGCAAGCGGTCGGTGGGCGGGTCGGGACTGGGGCTTGCCATCGTCGACGCGATCGCGAAGGGGCACGGCGGCTTGTGCGCGGTCACGGACACTCCCGGTGGCGGTGCGACCTTCACGATCTCGCTGCCTCTGCCCACGACCGAACTGCCGGCGCCGATTCGCGCGGGCGATGTGGTGCTGCAACGGGAGGCGGCAGGATGA
- a CDS encoding response regulator transcription factor codes for MKKILIVEDEPRIADFVSRGLESAGYTTLIVEDGAEALERSLVGDIDLVLLDVGLPTMDGFEVLRQMRAQGSGVPVIMLTARSSTRDTVEGLDAGANDYVSKPFPFEELLARVRSRLRESTTSAGVAVSHGDVALDILARRATVGGREVELSAREFALAEQFLRSPGRVLSREQLLSSVWGLDFDPGSNVVDVYVRYLRGKLGAAHIVTVRGAGYRWE; via the coding sequence ATGAAGAAGATCCTCATCGTCGAGGACGAGCCGCGCATCGCCGACTTCGTCAGCCGCGGTCTGGAATCCGCGGGGTACACGACCCTGATCGTCGAGGACGGCGCCGAGGCGCTCGAGCGGAGCCTCGTCGGCGACATCGACCTGGTGCTCCTCGACGTCGGTCTGCCCACGATGGACGGCTTCGAGGTGCTCCGCCAGATGCGGGCGCAGGGTTCCGGCGTTCCGGTGATCATGCTGACGGCCCGTTCGAGCACCCGCGACACGGTCGAGGGATTGGATGCCGGGGCGAACGACTACGTGTCCAAACCGTTCCCGTTCGAGGAACTGCTCGCCCGCGTGCGCTCCCGGCTGCGCGAGAGCACGACCTCTGCCGGAGTGGCCGTTTCGCACGGCGACGTCGCGCTCGACATCCTCGCCCGCCGCGCCACGGTCGGCGGCCGCGAGGTCGAGCTGTCCGCGCGGGAGTTCGCGCTGGCCGAGCAGTTCCTGCGCAGCCCCGGTCGCGTGCTCAGCCGTGAGCAGCTCCTGAGCAGTGTGTGGGGCCTGGATTTCGACCCCGGCTCCAACGTCGTGGACGTGTACGTGCGATATCTGCGAGGCAAGCTCGGCGCCGCGCACATCGTCACGGTCCGCGGCGCAGGTTACCGCTGGGAGTGA
- a CDS encoding PhoH family protein, producing the protein MTTRAPDQQHRQDIDEVVQQSTDLRTYVLDTSVLLSDPRAFFRFAEHNVVIPVVVITELEGKRHDPEIGYFARQALRHLDELRVEHGRLDFPVPVGEDGTLRVELNNTDAGVLPSGMRLGDNDSRILAVAMHLAQDGQDVTIVSKDLPMRVKAASLGITAEEYLAEQAVDSGWTGIATIDVTGDDISDLYETEIASGDEVRGLPVNTGLIIHSERGSALGRVIGEGQYRLVRGDRDVFGLHGRSAEQRIAIDLLLDPEVGIISLGGRAGTGKSALALCAGLESVLERQQQRKVVVFRPLYAVGGQELGYLPGDQGEKMNPWGQAVFDTLGSVVSSNVVDEVIERGLLEVMPLTHIRGRSLHDSFVIVDEAQSLERNVLLTVLSRIGQNSRVVLTHDVGQRDNLRVGRHDGVASVIETLKGHGLFGHVTLVRSERSAIAALVTDLLEAGELA; encoded by the coding sequence GTGACCACACGAGCACCAGACCAGCAGCACCGTCAGGACATCGACGAGGTCGTCCAGCAGTCGACAGACCTGCGCACGTACGTCCTTGACACATCCGTGCTGCTGAGCGATCCGAGGGCGTTCTTCCGCTTCGCCGAGCACAATGTCGTGATCCCCGTCGTGGTGATCACCGAACTCGAGGGAAAGCGGCATGACCCTGAGATCGGCTACTTCGCGCGCCAGGCGCTGCGGCACCTGGACGAGCTGCGCGTGGAACACGGCAGGCTCGACTTCCCGGTCCCGGTCGGAGAAGACGGCACCCTGCGCGTTGAACTGAACAACACCGACGCCGGAGTGCTGCCCTCCGGTATGCGGCTCGGCGACAACGACAGCCGCATCCTGGCCGTCGCGATGCACCTGGCCCAGGACGGGCAGGACGTCACGATCGTCTCCAAGGACCTGCCGATGCGGGTGAAGGCGGCCTCGCTCGGGATCACCGCGGAAGAGTATCTGGCCGAGCAGGCCGTCGACTCCGGCTGGACCGGAATCGCCACCATCGATGTGACCGGCGACGACATCAGCGACCTGTACGAGACCGAGATCGCGTCGGGCGACGAGGTGCGCGGGCTTCCGGTCAACACCGGCCTGATCATCCACTCCGAGCGCGGCTCAGCCCTGGGGCGCGTCATCGGAGAGGGTCAGTATCGGCTCGTGCGGGGGGACCGCGACGTCTTCGGATTGCATGGGCGTTCCGCCGAGCAGCGGATCGCGATCGATCTGCTGCTGGACCCGGAGGTGGGCATCATCTCGCTCGGCGGCCGAGCGGGCACCGGCAAGTCGGCCCTCGCCCTGTGCGCCGGGCTGGAATCCGTCCTGGAACGGCAGCAGCAGCGCAAGGTCGTCGTCTTCCGACCGCTGTACGCGGTCGGAGGGCAGGAACTGGGATACCTCCCCGGAGACCAGGGGGAGAAGATGAACCCGTGGGGTCAGGCCGTCTTCGACACCCTGGGATCGGTCGTTTCCAGCAACGTCGTCGACGAGGTCATCGAGCGCGGACTCCTCGAGGTCATGCCGCTGACGCACATCCGTGGTCGCTCCCTGCACGACTCCTTCGTGATCGTCGACGAGGCCCAGTCGCTGGAGCGCAACGTCCTGCTGACGGTTCTGAGCCGGATAGGTCAGAACTCCCGTGTCGTGCTCACTCACGACGTGGGACAGCGCGACAACCTCCGCGTGGGCCGTCACGATGGGGTCGCATCGGTGATCGAAACGCTCAAGGGGCACGGGCTTTTCGGCCACGTCACGCTCGTCCGCTCGGAGCGCTCGGCCATCGCCGCCCTGGTCACCGACCTGCTCGAGGCAGGGGAGCTCGCCTGA
- a CDS encoding aminotransferase class V-fold PLP-dependent enzyme translates to MTVTDLDSFVASFDAEPGYLDWAAYGPLAPAVRDEVRADAELLGSGRRAGFDLVGEHLLQARELAAALLDADVEQVVLQPSTTHGLMHAIYGLSGGLMLSRAEFPSLTVTATRAADALGSLSLQWLEPADGFVTPEVVRDALTDDTRALAVSLVDFRTGYRTDLTALREVIGDRLLIVDAMQGFGVVEADYAAADVVCVNGYKWLRAGRGAAFAWYGERALERIAPVLSGWAGVDGDLPLDVVPQPAASAQAFSVSRPDPLAASRLATALRHVSGVGLERIAGQLSERAGDIIFFADRYDIPVITPRDPQRRAGIVTLAPAPQDVGPLAASLANHGITVTVRSGQIRVSPHVGTGADTLRLFGDALAAFSSARVW, encoded by the coding sequence GTGACGGTGACGGACCTGGACTCTTTCGTGGCCTCGTTCGACGCCGAACCCGGGTATCTGGATTGGGCCGCCTACGGGCCTTTGGCTCCGGCGGTGCGCGACGAGGTCCGCGCCGACGCAGAGCTGCTCGGCTCGGGACGACGCGCCGGATTCGACCTTGTCGGTGAGCATCTTCTGCAGGCGCGCGAACTGGCCGCGGCCCTGCTCGATGCCGACGTCGAACAGGTCGTCCTGCAGCCATCCACGACGCACGGCCTGATGCACGCCATCTACGGCCTCTCGGGTGGGCTGATGCTCTCGCGGGCGGAGTTCCCGAGCCTCACCGTCACCGCGACGCGTGCCGCTGACGCGCTCGGCTCGCTCAGCCTGCAATGGCTCGAGCCGGCCGACGGGTTCGTCACGCCGGAGGTCGTCCGCGACGCGCTCACGGACGACACGCGCGCGCTCGCGGTCAGCCTGGTCGATTTCCGCACCGGCTACCGCACGGATCTCACCGCGCTTCGCGAGGTGATCGGCGACCGACTGCTCATCGTCGACGCGATGCAGGGTTTCGGGGTTGTCGAGGCCGACTACGCCGCGGCGGACGTGGTCTGCGTCAACGGGTACAAGTGGCTGCGCGCGGGCCGCGGCGCTGCGTTCGCCTGGTACGGCGAACGCGCGCTCGAGCGGATCGCCCCCGTTCTCTCCGGCTGGGCGGGAGTCGACGGCGACCTGCCGCTGGACGTTGTGCCTCAGCCCGCGGCATCCGCCCAAGCGTTCTCCGTCAGCCGTCCCGACCCGCTGGCCGCGTCGCGTCTGGCGACGGCGCTTCGCCACGTGAGCGGCGTGGGCCTCGAGCGCATCGCTGGACAGCTCTCGGAGCGCGCCGGCGACATCATCTTCTTCGCCGACCGCTACGACATCCCGGTCATCACGCCGCGGGACCCCCAGCGCCGCGCGGGCATCGTGACACTCGCGCCTGCGCCGCAGGACGTCGGCCCGCTGGCCGCCTCCCTCGCGAACCACGGCATCACCGTCACGGTCCGATCCGGTCAGATTCGCGTCTCCCCGCACGTGGGCACGGGGGCGGACACGCTCCGCCTGTTCGGCGACGCCCTGGCCGCGTTCTCATCCGCGCGCGTGTGGTGA
- a CDS encoding isoprenyl transferase — protein sequence MTASSEGRGPLYRLYINRLRRQLAAAPVPRHVAMMIDGNRRWARQLGYESAAHGHRAGAAKMRDFLEWCDDVGVQVVSLYLLSTDNLRKRDTQELADLIDIIAELADGLSHERDWRVQHMGRSHLLPPDLAGVLAAAEERTKNHTGLHVNLAVGYGGRGEIVDAVRSIIAKHDEDGGSLEELAASLTPEQIGEHLYTGGQPDPDLVIRTSGEQRLSDFLLWQSAHSEFYFVEALGPDLREVDFLRAIRDYATRDRRYGS from the coding sequence GTGACCGCGTCGAGCGAAGGCAGAGGGCCTCTCTACCGGCTGTACATCAATCGGCTGCGCAGGCAACTCGCGGCGGCCCCGGTGCCCCGCCATGTCGCCATGATGATCGACGGCAACCGCCGTTGGGCGCGCCAGCTCGGTTACGAGTCCGCTGCCCACGGCCATCGGGCGGGTGCCGCGAAGATGCGCGACTTCCTCGAATGGTGCGATGACGTCGGCGTCCAGGTCGTCTCGCTCTATCTGCTCTCGACGGACAATCTGCGCAAGCGGGATACGCAGGAGCTGGCGGATCTGATCGACATCATCGCCGAGCTGGCCGACGGACTTTCGCACGAGCGGGATTGGCGGGTCCAGCACATGGGCCGATCGCACCTGCTGCCGCCGGATCTGGCCGGCGTGCTCGCCGCTGCCGAGGAGCGGACCAAGAATCACACCGGTCTCCACGTCAACCTGGCGGTGGGATACGGCGGGCGCGGCGAGATCGTCGATGCGGTCCGCAGCATCATCGCCAAGCACGACGAGGACGGCGGGTCGCTCGAGGAGCTCGCGGCCAGCCTCACCCCAGAGCAGATCGGCGAGCACCTGTACACCGGGGGACAGCCCGACCCCGACCTGGTGATCCGCACGTCGGGGGAGCAGCGGCTGAGCGATTTCCTGCTGTGGCAGTCCGCGCACAGTGAGTTCTATTTCGTCGAGGCGCTGGGGCCGGACCTGCGTGAAGTCGACTTCCTCCGTGCGATCCGTGATTATGCGACGCGGGATCGCCGGTACGGCAGCTGA